A genomic window from Gossypium hirsutum isolate 1008001.06 chromosome D12, Gossypium_hirsutum_v2.1, whole genome shotgun sequence includes:
- the LOC107945854 gene encoding protein trichome birefringence-like 25 produces the protein MVKKETSRVLDLNPPSLPKRHHIILKFLISFLLLGLAFRLFVSDSLSFFTSSVVEAPPPLVEETNVVIEPPLPATSAGDLLSVNESKTIPNEEISMSFNASNAAGECDLFVGDWIPDPSAPVYTNSSCRDIEAHQNCMMNGRPDSGYLYWRWNPRSCELPRFDPEKFLDLMKNKWWAFIGDSISRNHVQSFLCILSQVEQAVEVYHDEQYKSKRWHFPSHNFTLSVIWSPFLLKADIFEDINGVSSAETQLHLDKLDKTWTDQYENFDYAVIAGGKWFLKTAIYHENGTVTGCHSCLGKNLTEMSFEYAYRRALKSILDFMMGSGRKAFVFLRTTTPDHFENGEWFSGGTCNRTGPFKEGEVDIKDVDAEMRGIEMEEFEKASIVGAENGVTLKLLDTTRMSMLRPDGHPGPYRQFQPFAKDKNVKVQNDCLHWCLPGPIDSWNDILMEMVIRGAH, from the exons ATGGTGAAGAAGGAAACATCGAGAGTATTAGATTTGAACCCACCATCGTTACCCAAACGCCATCACATCATCCTCAAATTCTTAATCTCTTTTCTATTACTCGGTCTAGCTTTTCGTCTCTTCGTCTCCGATTCTCTCAGCTTTTTCACTTCATCCGTCGTCGAAGCACCGCCGCCGTTGGTGGAGGAGACGAATGTCGTAATTGAGCCTCCTCTTCCAGCCACTTCAGCAGGTGATTTGTTGTCGGTAAATGAGAGCAAAACGATTCCAAACGAGGAGATATCAATGTCTTTTAATGCATCAAATG ctGCAGGTGAATGTGATCTATTCGTGGGGGATTGGATACCCGACCCGTCGGCTCCGGTGTACACGAATTCGAGTTGCCGTGATATCGAAGCTCATCAAAATTGTATGATGAACGGAAGACCCGATTCCGGCTATCTTTATTGGCGGTGGAATCCACGGAGCTGTGAATTACCCAGGTTTGACCCGGAAAAGTTCTTGGATCTCATGAAGAACAAATGGTGGGCGTTCATCGGCGATTCCATATCTCGTAACCATGTCCAATCGTTTCTTTGCATTCTCTCTCAG GTAGAGCAAGCTGTTGAGGTTTATCATGATGAACAATACAAATCCAAAAGATGGCATTTTCCCTCTCACAATTTCACCCTCTCAGTGATTTGGTCCCCATTTCTTTTGAAAGCCGACATTTTCGAAGACATAAACGGGGTTTCATCGGCGGAAACTCAGCTCCATCTCGACAAGCTCGACAAAACATGGACTGACCAATATGAGAACTTTGATTATGCTGTCATTGCGGGCGGGAAATGGTTTCTCAAGACCGCAATATACCACGAGAATGGCACGGTGACGGGTTGCCATTCTTGCTTGGGAAAGAATTTGACGGAAATGAGCTTCGAGTACGCATACCGTAGGGCGTTGAAATCAATACTGGACTTCATGATGGGGTCTGGTCGGAAAGCATTTGTTTTCCTTCGGACCACGACGCCGGACCATTTCGAGAACGGGGAATGGTTTAGCGGAGGGACGTGTAATAGGACTGGACCGTTTAAAGAAGGTGAAGTGGATATTAAAGATGTGGATGCCGAGATGAGGGGTATTGAGATGGAGGAATTCGAGAAAGCTTCGATTGTAGGGGCTGAAAACGGGGTGACATTGAAATTGCTTGATACCACTAGGATGTCAATGTTGCGGCCTGACGGTCACCCGGGACCTTATCGGCAGTTTCAACCCTTTGCAAAGGATAAAAATGTCAAAGTGCAAAATGATTGCTTGCATTGGTGCTTACCAGGGCCTATAGATTCATGGAATGATATACTAATGGAGATGGTAATTAGAGGGGCACAttaa